A part of Streptomyces sp. DSM 40750 genomic DNA contains:
- a CDS encoding helix-turn-helix transcriptional regulator — protein sequence MDNRAEISAFLKSRRDKITPEQAGLPVYGHRRVAGLRRNEVATLAGVSVEYYTRLERGNLSGVSDSVLDALAQALRLDDTERTHLYDLARAANATPARARRRPAPARPAVRPSVQRIVDGMPGMPAFVKNHRFDILIANPLGRALFSEMYADPACGANTVRFVFLSPAARRFYVDWERIAKGAVGALRIEAGKNPYDRELSNLIGELSTRSDAFRVMWGAHDVHVFHDGTKRLRHPVVGDLELNFESMNLPDGSGLVVALYNAAPGSEAEDGLKLLASWSATAEDADVQAAEADSEN from the coding sequence ATGGACAACCGCGCCGAAATCAGTGCCTTTCTGAAGTCTCGCCGTGACAAGATCACGCCCGAGCAGGCCGGTCTGCCCGTCTACGGCCACCGCCGGGTGGCTGGACTGCGCAGGAACGAGGTCGCGACGCTCGCGGGCGTCAGCGTCGAGTACTACACCCGTCTGGAGCGGGGCAACCTCAGCGGTGTCTCCGACAGTGTCCTGGACGCGCTGGCCCAGGCCCTACGCCTCGACGACACAGAGCGCACGCACCTGTACGACCTTGCCCGCGCGGCGAACGCAACGCCTGCGCGGGCCAGGCGTCGGCCCGCCCCTGCCCGGCCGGCTGTGCGGCCCAGCGTGCAGCGCATCGTGGACGGGATGCCGGGCATGCCGGCGTTCGTGAAGAACCACCGCTTCGACATTCTGATCGCCAACCCGCTCGGTCGCGCCCTGTTCTCGGAGATGTACGCCGATCCGGCCTGCGGGGCGAACACCGTACGGTTCGTGTTCCTCAGCCCTGCGGCCAGGCGTTTCTACGTCGACTGGGAGCGGATCGCCAAGGGTGCCGTGGGCGCGCTGCGGATCGAGGCGGGCAAGAATCCGTACGACCGGGAGCTGTCGAACCTGATCGGTGAGCTGTCGACCCGCAGCGACGCCTTCCGCGTGATGTGGGGCGCCCACGACGTACACGTCTTCCATGACGGGACGAAACGCCTCCGGCACCCGGTCGTCGGCGACCTGGAGCTCAACTTCGAATCGATGAACCTGCCGGACGGCTCGGGGCTGGTCGTGGCGTTGTACAACGCGGCCCCCGGCTCCGAGGCCGAGGACGGCCTGAAGCTGCTGGCGAGCTGGTCCGCCACGGCCGAGGACGCGGATGTTCAGGCTGCCGAGGCGGACTCCGAGAACTGA
- a CDS encoding SDR family NAD(P)-dependent oxidoreductase, with protein MSKVFFITGAGRGLGVDIARQALDAGHQVVATGRRPENVVKALDGEQDNLLVTDLDLTDPDTAEAAVRAAVERFGQIDVLVNNAANFFAGYFEVVSQQQLRQQIETNVFGPMNVTRTVLPVMREQRAGHIMTISSLAGLVGQEFCAAYTTSKFAVEGWMEALRLDVAPFGIRTTTVEPGFFRTELLVDASTTWPERTVDDYAESTAAQIEGWKSMNGRQAGDPAKLAAALLKIAEQDEPPVRFVAGADAITAVEAKAEELLAQVEASRALGWDLAHDDAA; from the coding sequence ATGAGCAAGGTCTTCTTCATCACCGGCGCCGGCCGCGGGCTGGGCGTGGACATCGCCCGCCAGGCTTTGGACGCCGGCCACCAGGTGGTCGCCACCGGTCGTCGCCCCGAGAACGTCGTCAAGGCCCTCGACGGCGAGCAGGACAACCTGCTGGTCACCGACCTGGACCTCACTGACCCCGACACGGCCGAGGCCGCCGTCCGCGCGGCCGTGGAGCGGTTCGGCCAGATCGACGTCCTCGTCAACAACGCCGCCAACTTCTTCGCCGGCTACTTCGAGGTCGTCTCCCAGCAGCAGCTGCGGCAGCAGATCGAGACCAACGTCTTCGGCCCGATGAACGTCACCCGAACCGTGCTGCCCGTCATGCGCGAGCAGCGCGCCGGGCACATCATGACGATCTCCTCGCTGGCCGGACTGGTCGGCCAGGAGTTCTGCGCCGCCTACACCACGTCCAAGTTCGCCGTGGAGGGCTGGATGGAGGCGCTGCGCCTGGACGTGGCCCCCTTCGGGATCCGCACGACGACCGTGGAACCCGGCTTCTTCCGCACCGAGCTGTTGGTGGACGCCTCCACCACCTGGCCGGAGCGGACCGTCGACGACTACGCCGAGAGCACCGCCGCGCAGATCGAGGGCTGGAAGTCCATGAACGGCCGGCAGGCCGGTGACCCGGCCAAGCTCGCGGCCGCCCTGCTGAAGATCGCCGAACAGGACGAGCCGCCGGTGCGGTTCGTGGCCGGCGCCGACGCCATCACCGCCGTAGAGGCCAAGGCCGAGGAACTGCTGGCGCAGGTCGAGGCATCGC
- a CDS encoding NUDIX domain-containing protein: MAQRTTDDQPKALPPALESMTLLVAAVIVHDKATNRVVLLQRSQNAKFAQGMWDLPVGKSEQGEPVTETAVRELYEETGLTVKPESLKVAHIIHGAWGVEAPNGFLTVVFAAHEWMGDPENREPRKHAQVCWVDTDAIPEEFVDTTASALRRYLGDGPQVSLDGWKQS, translated from the coding sequence GTGGCTCAGCGGACAACCGACGACCAGCCCAAAGCCCTGCCGCCCGCTCTCGAATCCATGACCTTGCTGGTCGCCGCCGTCATCGTCCACGACAAGGCCACCAACCGCGTCGTCCTTCTCCAGCGCAGCCAGAACGCCAAGTTCGCCCAGGGCATGTGGGACCTTCCCGTCGGTAAGAGCGAGCAGGGCGAGCCTGTGACCGAGACTGCAGTACGCGAGCTGTATGAGGAGACCGGGCTGACCGTGAAACCAGAGTCCCTGAAGGTCGCGCACATCATCCACGGCGCCTGGGGCGTCGAAGCCCCCAACGGCTTCCTGACCGTCGTCTTCGCTGCCCATGAATGGATGGGGGATCCCGAGAACCGCGAGCCGCGCAAGCACGCTCAGGTCTGCTGGGTCGATACCGACGCCATCCCCGAAGAGTTCGTGGACACGACTGCCAGCGCCCTCCGCCGTTATCTCGGCGACGGTCCACAGGTGTCACTTGACGGTTGGAAGCAGTCCTGA
- a CDS encoding carboxymuconolactone decarboxylase family protein: MAEEQTAAQKLLGDFAPELVRLTDDVLFGEVWAGKGLSQRDRSLITITTLVALYRADQLAFHLPKALENGVTKDELVEAITHIAFYAGWPNAMSAITQLKNIVEGADAS; encoded by the coding sequence ATGGCCGAGGAACAGACCGCCGCACAGAAGCTGCTCGGCGACTTCGCCCCCGAACTGGTCCGGCTCACCGACGACGTCCTCTTCGGTGAGGTGTGGGCGGGTAAGGGCCTGTCCCAGCGGGACCGCAGCCTGATCACCATCACCACCCTGGTCGCCCTCTACCGCGCCGACCAGCTCGCCTTCCACCTGCCCAAGGCCCTGGAGAACGGGGTGACGAAGGACGAGCTGGTCGAGGCCATCACCCACATCGCGTTCTACGCTGGCTGGCCCAACGCGATGTCCGCGATCACCCAGCTGAAGAACATCGTCGAGGGCGCCGACGCGAGCTGA